A window of the Pseudomonas sp. B21_DOA genome harbors these coding sequences:
- a CDS encoding GNAT family N-acetyltransferase — MLELTTQRLDLRTMVESDWPLFLRLHSEPQTMQYVFGEIAEDQVRKGFEHRLPAWGPQSDHWLCLVVIDRASGQELGVTGFRILSPGHAEVGCLLLPEHQGKGFGTESRQAIIDYAADIGLDSLESTVTDGNIASCKVLEKCGFVFERRVPQAYQIGDRWFDDLIYRYQIS; from the coding sequence ATGCTTGAGCTCACCACGCAACGCCTGGACCTGCGCACGATGGTCGAATCCGACTGGCCGCTGTTCCTCAGGCTGCATTCGGAGCCGCAAACCATGCAGTATGTGTTCGGTGAAATCGCCGAGGACCAGGTGCGCAAAGGCTTCGAGCATCGGCTTCCGGCCTGGGGGCCGCAGTCGGATCACTGGTTGTGTCTGGTGGTGATCGACAGGGCCAGCGGGCAGGAATTGGGTGTGACCGGATTCCGCATCCTCTCGCCGGGGCATGCCGAGGTGGGTTGCCTGCTGTTGCCCGAGCATCAGGGCAAAGGCTTTGGCACCGAGTCGCGGCAGGCGATCATCGACTATGCCGCGGACATCGGCCTGGACTCGTTGGAGTCGACCGTGACCGACGGTAATATCGCGTCATGCAAGGTTTTGGAGAAATGCGGGTTTGTATTCGAGCGCCGCGTGCCGCAGGCCTATCAGATTGGAGATCGGTGGTTTGACGACCTGATCTACCGCTATCAAATCAGCTGA
- a CDS encoding TauD/TfdA family dioxygenase, with protein MDQLALKAIERIAAERRAPYQHITVERITPIIGAEIGGVDLSQPLSDEQLTEIRRAFLENHVVVFRDQHLTVDEHKAFGRLFGELRALPVEDIDGDDPELVVIRANAQSRYVAGETWHTDGTADLAPSMGSMLYVKETPAIGTGGDTLFANMHLALEMLSPTMQQFLGGLTAIHDGAIPWKGYEAPANLPKTEHPVVVRHPETGRKSLFVNSGFTSHIVQLSDGESQVLLNMLFDLVAREPVVSCRVRWAPNSLVFWDNRCTQHHAVWDYFPHSRYGERVTILGTQPKA; from the coding sequence ATGGATCAGTTGGCACTCAAGGCAATCGAGCGCATCGCCGCCGAACGGCGCGCGCCGTATCAGCACATCACGGTCGAGCGGATCACGCCGATCATCGGCGCCGAGATCGGCGGCGTCGATCTTTCGCAGCCGCTGAGCGACGAGCAGCTCACGGAAATCCGCCGGGCCTTTCTGGAGAACCACGTGGTGGTGTTCCGCGATCAGCACCTGACGGTCGACGAACACAAGGCGTTTGGCCGGCTGTTCGGTGAGCTGCGGGCCCTGCCGGTGGAAGACATCGACGGCGATGACCCGGAGCTGGTGGTGATCCGCGCCAATGCGCAATCGCGCTACGTTGCCGGCGAAACCTGGCACACCGACGGCACCGCCGATCTGGCGCCGTCCATGGGCTCGATGCTGTACGTCAAGGAAACCCCGGCCATCGGCACCGGTGGAGACACGCTGTTCGCCAACATGCACCTGGCGCTGGAAATGCTGTCGCCGACGATGCAGCAGTTTCTCGGCGGATTGACCGCGATCCATGACGGTGCGATTCCGTGGAAGGGCTATGAGGCGCCGGCCAATCTGCCGAAAACCGAACACCCGGTGGTGGTTCGCCACCCGGAAACCGGGCGCAAGTCGCTGTTCGTCAATTCCGGGTTCACCTCGCACATCGTCCAGTTGTCTGACGGTGAAAGCCAGGTACTGTTGAACATGCTGTTTGACCTGGTCGCCCGCGAACCGGTCGTCAGCTGTCGCGTGCGCTGGGCGCCGAACAGCCTGGTGTTCTGGGACAACCGCTGCACACAGCACCACGCGGTCTGGGATTATTTTCCGCACTCGCGGTATGGCGAGCGGGTGACGATTCTGGGGACGCAGCCCAAGGCTTGA
- a CDS encoding MbtH family NRPS accessory protein encodes MNDAHLQFDVVINAQGQYSLWPAGKPMASGWNEAGMRGERQVCLDYINEHWIDMRPRSLHEQSSVSFQ; translated from the coding sequence ATGAATGACGCACACCTGCAATTCGATGTGGTGATCAACGCCCAGGGTCAGTATTCCCTGTGGCCGGCGGGCAAGCCGATGGCCAGCGGCTGGAACGAGGCGGGGATGCGTGGCGAACGCCAGGTCTGCCTGGATTACATCAACGAACACTGGATTGACATGCGCCCGCGTTCGCTGCACGAGCAATCATCGGTGTCGTTCCAATAA
- a CDS encoding GSCFA domain-containing protein, whose translation MNPYQCLPPRAFWRTAVADKPALNIDRLWTPQFEIGNKDAIVTAGSCFAQHIGRALGERGMNWLDAEPAPPGLPETDCKARNYGVFSFRTGNLYTPAMLCQWLEWALGVSLPPDETWAHDGRFFDPFRPAVEPDGFASEDALFASREATLDAIRTALRRAKVFVFTLGLTEAWQNRQTGLVYPVCPGTVRGTFDPQLHCFCNFGFMDTYGDMVRALELMRSINPQLRLLLTVSPVPLTATATGEHVLSATTYSKSVLRAVAGQLCEDLHDVDYFPSYEIITGTPFKGAFYQPNQREVTPEGVAFVMRQFFAGLDAVQPLQAPTSVASTCVSSEELVCEDAVLDYYA comes from the coding sequence GTGAACCCTTATCAGTGCCTGCCACCCCGCGCTTTCTGGCGCACCGCCGTGGCTGACAAGCCCGCGCTGAACATCGATCGACTGTGGACGCCACAATTCGAGATCGGCAACAAGGACGCCATCGTCACCGCCGGCTCGTGTTTCGCCCAGCACATCGGCCGGGCGCTGGGCGAACGCGGCATGAACTGGCTGGATGCCGAACCGGCCCCGCCCGGACTGCCCGAAACCGACTGCAAGGCCCGTAATTATGGGGTTTTCTCGTTTCGCACCGGCAATCTGTACACTCCGGCGATGCTGTGCCAATGGCTGGAATGGGCGCTCGGCGTGAGCCTGCCACCCGACGAAACCTGGGCCCATGACGGGCGTTTCTTCGACCCGTTCCGGCCCGCCGTGGAACCCGACGGCTTTGCCAGCGAGGACGCACTGTTCGCCTCGCGCGAAGCCACCCTCGATGCCATCCGCACCGCCCTGCGCCGCGCCAAAGTGTTCGTGTTCACCCTGGGCCTGACCGAAGCCTGGCAGAACCGCCAGACCGGTCTGGTGTATCCCGTGTGCCCCGGCACCGTGCGCGGCACCTTCGATCCGCAGTTGCACTGCTTCTGCAACTTCGGCTTCATGGACACCTATGGCGACATGGTCAGGGCGCTTGAATTGATGCGTTCGATCAACCCGCAACTGCGTCTGCTGCTCACCGTGTCGCCGGTGCCCCTGACGGCAACCGCCACGGGCGAGCATGTGTTGAGCGCCACCACCTATTCCAAATCGGTCCTGCGCGCCGTTGCCGGGCAGCTGTGCGAAGACCTGCACGACGTCGACTATTTCCCCTCCTACGAAATCATCACCGGCACACCTTTCAAGGGCGCGTTCTACCAACCCAACCAGCGGGAGGTCACGCCTGAAGGCGTGGCATTTGTCATGCGGCAGTTTTTCGCCGGGCTCGATGCGGTTCAACCGCTGCAGGCGCCGACCAGCGTTGCCTCCACCTGCGTGTCCAGTGAGGAGCTTGTCTGTGAAGACGCCGTGCTCGATTACTACGCCTAG